One genomic window of Aquisalimonas sp. 2447 includes the following:
- a CDS encoding DUF3108 domain-containing protein produces the protein MLRQLLLGTILVAFAGAPAFAGGDGADEARAAPEIPEFSAVYELRRNNLRGAELTRTLRCQDDGLCRFSSEGRTVGFADLLLRGRIEEFTRFRLDADGIYPRDYSYRQRARGDNDEYVRLFFNPATGRVNSRGDDEWQDDIEGEVMDELLSQLRLAMAVRAGETEMEFTVVEGDGEREVYRFEVAGNERIETDAGAFDTVKVQRVGGSERRTTTMWFAPELEYIPVVVKQEHVERENYTATLKEIKSAPKLRSIGG, from the coding sequence ATGTTGAGACAATTGCTGCTGGGGACGATTCTCGTGGCGTTTGCGGGTGCGCCGGCCTTCGCCGGCGGCGACGGCGCCGACGAGGCGCGGGCGGCCCCGGAGATCCCGGAGTTCAGCGCCGTCTACGAACTCCGGCGCAACAATCTCCGGGGTGCGGAGCTCACGCGCACACTGCGGTGCCAGGATGACGGCCTCTGCCGGTTCAGCTCCGAGGGGCGAACCGTGGGCTTCGCCGATCTGCTCCTGCGCGGCCGCATCGAGGAATTCACCCGCTTCCGTCTGGATGCCGACGGCATTTACCCCAGGGACTACTCCTATCGCCAGCGCGCCCGCGGCGACAATGACGAATACGTTCGCCTGTTCTTCAATCCCGCCACCGGGCGTGTCAATAGCCGCGGCGACGACGAGTGGCAAGACGATATCGAGGGCGAGGTGATGGACGAGCTGCTGTCGCAGCTACGCCTGGCAATGGCGGTGCGCGCCGGCGAGACGGAGATGGAATTTACCGTGGTGGAAGGCGACGGCGAGCGGGAAGTGTACCGTTTCGAGGTCGCCGGTAATGAACGTATCGAGACCGACGCCGGAGCCTTTGACACGGTCAAGGTTCAGCGCGTTGGCGGTTCGGAGAGGCGCACCACCACCATGTGGTTTGCCCCGGAGCTGGAGTACATTCCGGTGGTGGTGAAGCAGGAGCACGTGGAGCGGGAGAACTACACCGCCACACTCAAGGAGATCAAGTCCGCGCCGAAGTTGCGCTCCATCGGCGGCTGA